In a single window of the Anaerotruncus rubiinfantis genome:
- a CDS encoding type I restriction endonuclease subunit R, with protein sequence MFNEENTIEQMTLSALQGNGWNYIPAERLERQYSDVMVEPMVKAALIRLNPEIAEEPSRANEVIYRLRRLISSVQPNSLVPKNEQFKKLVFEENTFPFGKNGRMVPIRFFGTMSPEELAQNEYVVTNQWVFPKKEGGKRLDIVLLINGFPVAAGELKTPVRNAITWLDAAEDILAYEKSIPQMFVTNIFNFASEGKCYRYGAVNMPANLWGPWHALGHKAEGSLSDVKISLEDMITPAKVMDIFQFFTLFAADKKHRKYKIICRYQQYEGANLIVERVVAGYPKKGLLWHFQGSGKSLLMVFAAQKLRMIPRLKNPTVVIVDDRIDLETQITATFNASDIPNLASASSKEELMDFFRGDMRKILITTIFKFGEVDCVLNPRENIIVMVDEAHRTQEGNLGEKMRTALPNAFFFGLTGTPINRSDRNTFQTFGANEDESGYMSRYSFSDSIRDKATLPLHFEPVPVDLHIDRDKLDAEFEAMTADLSDAQRAELSKRVNMKAIMYNPDRVRKVCEHIANHYKTKIEPNGYKGQVVCYDRDCCLLYKQELDRLLGPDTTTIVMDTNNDKGDKYKAYRRDREGEGKLLDYFREPSSPLKLVIVTAKLLTGFDAPILQAMYLDKPMKDHSLLQAVCRTNRTYDMGKTYGLVVDYIGIFDNAAKTLDFDESSMKRIITNLEEVKKQFPALLKKCLSYFMGVDRTTEGWEGLMAAQECLPASREKDAFAADYRVLNRAWDALSPDLFLRPYRADYRWLSRVYESVKPADGSGALIWAALGAKTMELVHENLSVGQIHDDTEILSLDAGMIDDFIAKQKDVKRAAKQVEIHLAATILEHSKEAGYVKLGEKLENLRMQYEQGIITSIEFLKQLLDLSQETARVEKKEAPREDPGRGRRSLAQLFEGLKARGTPVAVDHIAADIDSFVKTVRFDGWQETLTGKQEVKKALRNVIWLKYNIKDKEVFDKAFREVEKYY encoded by the coding sequence ATGTTTAACGAAGAAAATACCATTGAACAGATGACCCTGTCCGCCCTGCAGGGGAACGGATGGAACTACATACCCGCGGAGCGGCTTGAACGGCAGTATTCGGATGTCATGGTGGAGCCGATGGTGAAAGCGGCGCTGATTCGCCTGAACCCGGAGATTGCAGAGGAACCTTCCCGTGCAAACGAGGTTATTTACCGGCTGCGCAGGCTGATTTCTTCCGTACAGCCGAATAGTCTGGTGCCAAAGAATGAACAGTTCAAGAAGCTGGTCTTTGAAGAGAATACTTTTCCGTTCGGCAAGAACGGCAGGATGGTTCCAATCCGATTTTTCGGCACCATGAGTCCGGAAGAGCTGGCTCAGAATGAATATGTGGTAACCAATCAATGGGTATTCCCGAAAAAAGAGGGCGGCAAACGGCTGGATATCGTCCTTTTGATAAACGGCTTTCCTGTGGCGGCCGGCGAACTGAAAACGCCCGTCCGCAACGCCATCACCTGGCTGGACGCTGCGGAGGATATCCTGGCGTATGAAAAAAGCATCCCGCAGATGTTTGTTACGAATATCTTCAATTTCGCGTCCGAGGGCAAATGTTACCGGTACGGCGCCGTCAATATGCCGGCAAACCTGTGGGGGCCATGGCATGCTTTGGGCCATAAGGCTGAAGGCAGCCTGTCCGATGTGAAAATCAGCCTGGAGGATATGATCACACCGGCCAAGGTGATGGATATCTTCCAGTTTTTTACCCTTTTTGCCGCCGATAAAAAACATCGGAAATATAAGATCATCTGCCGCTATCAGCAGTACGAAGGGGCAAACCTGATCGTGGAACGCGTTGTCGCCGGGTATCCAAAGAAAGGGCTGCTCTGGCATTTCCAGGGCTCGGGGAAATCGCTGCTCATGGTTTTTGCGGCGCAGAAACTGCGCATGATCCCGCGGCTGAAAAATCCGACCGTTGTGATTGTCGACGACAGGATCGATCTGGAAACCCAGATCACAGCCACCTTCAACGCTTCGGATATCCCGAACCTGGCCAGCGCGTCCTCCAAGGAGGAATTGATGGATTTCTTCCGGGGGGATATGCGCAAAATCCTGATCACCACCATCTTTAAGTTCGGCGAGGTCGACTGCGTGCTCAACCCACGGGAAAATATCATCGTCATGGTTGATGAAGCCCACCGGACCCAGGAAGGCAACCTGGGCGAAAAAATGCGCACCGCCCTGCCGAATGCCTTTTTCTTCGGCTTGACCGGCACCCCGATCAACCGGTCCGACCGGAACACGTTCCAGACATTCGGCGCAAACGAGGATGAGAGCGGGTATATGAGCCGTTATTCCTTCTCCGATTCGATCCGGGACAAAGCGACTCTGCCGTTGCATTTTGAGCCGGTGCCGGTGGACCTGCATATTGACCGGGACAAGCTGGACGCGGAATTTGAAGCAATGACCGCCGATTTGTCCGACGCGCAGCGCGCCGAGCTTTCAAAACGGGTCAATATGAAGGCGATCATGTATAACCCGGATCGTGTGCGCAAGGTCTGTGAACATATTGCAAACCATTATAAGACCAAAATAGAACCGAACGGTTACAAAGGGCAGGTCGTCTGCTATGACCGGGACTGCTGCCTGCTTTATAAACAGGAACTGGACCGGCTGCTGGGGCCTGACACGACCACCATCGTCATGGACACCAACAACGACAAAGGGGATAAATATAAAGCCTACCGCCGCGACCGGGAAGGCGAAGGAAAGCTGCTGGACTACTTCCGGGAACCATCCAGCCCGCTCAAGCTGGTTATTGTGACCGCAAAGCTGCTGACCGGGTTTGACGCGCCGATCCTGCAGGCGATGTACCTTGATAAACCCATGAAGGATCACAGTCTGCTCCAGGCAGTCTGCCGCACCAACCGTACCTATGACATGGGAAAAACCTATGGGCTGGTCGTCGATTATATCGGGATCTTTGATAACGCTGCAAAGACGCTGGATTTCGACGAAAGCAGCATGAAGCGGATTATCACCAACCTTGAAGAGGTCAAAAAACAGTTCCCGGCCCTGCTGAAAAAATGCCTCAGCTATTTTATGGGTGTCGACCGGACGACCGAAGGCTGGGAAGGCCTGATGGCGGCGCAGGAATGCTTGCCGGCCAGCAGAGAAAAAGACGCCTTCGCCGCCGATTACCGCGTGCTCAACCGCGCCTGGGACGCGCTGTCACCGGATCTGTTCCTGCGCCCGTACCGGGCGGATTACCGGTGGCTTTCCCGTGTCTATGAGTCGGTCAAACCGGCCGACGGCAGCGGCGCTTTGATCTGGGCGGCGCTGGGTGCCAAAACAATGGAACTGGTACATGAGAACCTGTCGGTCGGCCAGATCCATGACGACACGGAAATCCTGTCGCTGGACGCCGGTATGATCGATGACTTCATTGCGAAGCAGAAGGATGTGAAACGGGCTGCCAAACAGGTGGAAATCCATCTGGCCGCAACGATTTTGGAGCACAGCAAGGAAGCGGGATATGTCAAGCTCGGAGAAAAACTGGAGAATCTGCGCATGCAGTATGAACAGGGGATCATCACCAGCATCGAATTCCTGAAGCAGCTTTTGGATTTGTCCCAGGAGACTGCGCGGGTGGAAAAGAAAGAGGCCCCCAGGGAAGATCCTGGTCGGGGACGGCGGTCACTGGCGCAGCTGTTCGAGGGGCTGAAGGCCCGCGGTACGCCGGTCGCCGTGGATCATATTGCAGCCGATATCGACAGCTTTGTGAAAACGGTGCGGTTTGACGGCTGGCAGGAGACGCTCACCGGGAAGCAGGAGGTCAAAAAAGCGCTCCGGAATGTGATCTGGCTTAAGTATAATATCAAGGACAAGGAGGTCTTTGACAAAGCGTTCCGTGAGGTCGAAAAATACTACTGA
- a CDS encoding type I restriction-modification system subunit M — MRDTNIENTDGPGADGIGKKQPEETTSQKLFAHLFEACNILRGPINQDEYKSYVTPILFFKRLSDVYDEEMEALLKHSGGDEEYARFAENHDFIIPDGCHWKDVQVKSADIGQAIVKAMNGIERANPDTLSGVFSSFDDANWTDQEKLSDERLKDLVEHMSKIKVSNKAYPADVMGDSYEYLIKKFADLSKKNAGEFYTPRPIVKLMVMLLAPQIGESVYDPAAGTGGMLIGAIHYMKDDKRTYGKIFGQEKNLATSAMARMNLFLHGARDFHITQGDTLRAPGYLEDGCLKTFDCVLANPPFSLKNWGAQQFASDLYGRNIWGCPTDASGDFAWLQHMVKSMDPDTGRCAVVLPQGILFRGGKEAEIRKQMVESDKLECIITLVGGIFYSTNVSACILLLNNQKVPAHRGKICMIDASGIYTPQRAQNVMSQTDIQEIFSLYTSYTDVVERVKVVELDKIRSKGYTLAIQTYIDRKEPETVPPEEVREQYFAAFEEVRAAEDALKKLLVEGGYVHEPADHA; from the coding sequence ATGCGGGATACCAATATTGAAAACACGGATGGCCCCGGCGCGGACGGGATTGGGAAAAAACAGCCGGAAGAAACGACAAGCCAAAAGCTGTTCGCGCACCTGTTCGAGGCGTGCAATATCCTGCGGGGTCCGATCAACCAGGACGAGTATAAAAGCTATGTCACCCCCATTTTATTCTTCAAACGGTTGTCCGATGTGTATGATGAAGAAATGGAGGCCTTGCTGAAACATTCCGGCGGAGACGAAGAATATGCCAGATTCGCTGAAAACCACGATTTTATCATTCCGGACGGATGCCATTGGAAAGACGTTCAGGTTAAGTCTGCGGATATTGGACAGGCCATCGTAAAGGCGATGAACGGCATAGAGCGGGCGAACCCCGACACGCTGAGCGGAGTATTCAGCAGTTTTGACGACGCCAACTGGACGGATCAGGAAAAATTGTCCGATGAGCGCCTGAAAGACCTGGTGGAACACATGTCAAAAATCAAGGTCAGCAACAAGGCTTATCCCGCCGATGTTATGGGCGACAGCTATGAATACCTGATCAAGAAGTTCGCGGACCTGTCCAAAAAAAATGCCGGGGAATTCTATACCCCCCGCCCCATTGTAAAGCTGATGGTTATGCTGCTGGCTCCCCAAATTGGGGAGTCGGTATACGACCCGGCCGCGGGGACGGGCGGAATGCTCATCGGTGCGATCCACTATATGAAGGACGATAAACGCACCTATGGGAAAATCTTCGGCCAGGAAAAAAACCTTGCCACCTCCGCCATGGCGCGGATGAACCTGTTCCTGCACGGCGCGCGGGATTTCCATATCACCCAGGGGGATACGCTGCGCGCCCCGGGCTACCTGGAGGACGGCTGCCTGAAAACCTTCGACTGCGTACTTGCGAATCCTCCGTTTTCGCTGAAAAACTGGGGCGCGCAGCAGTTTGCTTCGGATCTGTACGGCCGCAACATCTGGGGTTGCCCGACCGATGCCAGTGGCGATTTTGCCTGGCTTCAGCACATGGTAAAATCCATGGACCCCGATACAGGGCGCTGTGCCGTTGTGCTTCCGCAGGGAATCCTTTTCCGCGGCGGCAAGGAGGCGGAAATCAGAAAGCAGATGGTGGAATCCGACAAGCTTGAATGCATCATCACGCTGGTGGGCGGGATTTTTTATTCCACCAACGTCTCCGCGTGCATCCTGCTTTTGAATAATCAAAAAGTTCCCGCGCACCGTGGAAAAATCTGCATGATCGATGCCTCCGGAATCTACACCCCGCAGCGGGCGCAGAACGTCATGTCTCAAACGGATATTCAGGAAATCTTTTCGCTGTATACCAGCTATACGGACGTGGTAGAGCGAGTGAAAGTGGTGGAATTGGATAAGATCCGTTCCAAAGGATACACTCTGGCAATCCAGACCTATATTGACCGGAAGGAACCGGAGACAGTCCCTCCCGAAGAGGTGCGCGAGCAGTATTTTGCGGCATTTGAAGAGGTCCGCGCGGCGGAGGACGCGTTGAAAAAGCTCCTGGTGGAAGGGGGATATGTGCATGAACCAGCGGATCACGCTTGA
- a CDS encoding recombinase family protein, with protein sequence MDIRRARGEMRLGRPVFDLPLRVTFYARVSTDRDEQLNSLENQVQYYTELIQSKPNWTYVEGYIDEGISGTSTKRRDSFNRMIADAKAGRFDFIITKEISRFSRSTLDSIRYTQELLEHGVGVLFQNDNINTLDSDSEFRLVVMAGVAQDEVRKLSERLKFGFRQAIKNGHVLGNDRLWGYDKKDCALTINEGEAQVVRRIFDLYANQQMGIRRISQTLFDEGFTSRKGNPFNVLTIRNILQNPKYKGWYCANKSQTVDYRSKRKIFLDESEWVMYPDSAVPAIVSEELWDRANALYKRRSQQMMAHQSAAEFHNRYPYSGKIICEEHGTSFHRQVLKSARGEKEVWQCRVYRNRGRAACSAPQLRTAALDQIMAQIFDQLAQNKQAIVDAVVKVIKSVPDEHDYGRDVLRIEEDLSAINAKKDRLLEMSMAEAISIEEFKHRNDGFNEQIRELEERLEHIKTEEQKSKSSVEQLDKIKTVLEQELSFANGINSELVTTILDHMVVKKGSTREEVYLDIYLKFGGPYRAVFDRENSSFRINRY encoded by the coding sequence ATGGATATACGCAGGGCGCGCGGTGAGATGCGGCTGGGAAGGCCGGTTTTCGACCTCCCATTGCGGGTGACCTTTTACGCAAGAGTTTCCACCGACAGGGACGAACAATTGAACAGCCTGGAAAACCAGGTGCAGTATTACACCGAACTGATTCAGTCGAAGCCAAACTGGACCTACGTTGAGGGATATATTGACGAGGGGATCAGCGGGACGAGTACCAAAAGGCGGGACAGCTTTAATCGGATGATCGCGGATGCCAAAGCGGGGCGCTTTGACTTTATCATCACGAAGGAGATATCCCGCTTTTCCCGTTCCACCCTGGACAGCATCCGGTATACGCAGGAACTGCTGGAGCACGGCGTCGGGGTGCTGTTCCAGAACGACAATATCAATACCCTCGACTCGGACAGCGAATTCCGGCTGGTAGTCATGGCCGGCGTGGCCCAGGATGAGGTGCGAAAACTCTCCGAGCGGCTCAAATTCGGATTCCGGCAGGCTATCAAAAACGGCCACGTGCTGGGTAACGACAGATTGTGGGGCTATGACAAAAAGGACTGTGCGCTGACCATCAATGAGGGGGAAGCACAAGTGGTCCGCCGCATCTTCGATCTCTACGCCAACCAGCAGATGGGGATACGGCGCATCTCACAGACATTATTCGATGAGGGCTTCACCAGCCGCAAGGGCAACCCCTTCAATGTGCTGACCATCCGCAACATCCTGCAAAATCCCAAATACAAGGGCTGGTACTGCGCCAACAAGTCCCAGACGGTGGACTACCGCAGCAAGCGCAAGATCTTTTTGGATGAGAGCGAGTGGGTGATGTACCCCGACTCGGCCGTTCCAGCCATCGTATCGGAGGAGCTGTGGGACCGGGCCAACGCCCTCTATAAGCGGCGCAGCCAGCAGATGATGGCCCACCAGAGCGCGGCCGAATTCCACAACCGCTACCCCTACAGCGGCAAGATCATTTGTGAGGAGCACGGAACCAGCTTCCACCGGCAGGTGCTCAAAAGCGCCAGGGGGGAAAAGGAGGTCTGGCAGTGCCGGGTCTACCGCAACCGGGGCCGGGCGGCCTGCTCCGCGCCCCAGCTGCGCACCGCCGCGCTGGATCAGATCATGGCTCAAATCTTTGACCAACTGGCCCAAAATAAGCAAGCCATTGTGGACGCGGTGGTGAAGGTGATCAAATCGGTTCCTGATGAGCACGACTATGGCCGGGATGTACTGCGCATTGAGGAAGACCTGTCCGCGATCAACGCAAAAAAAGACCGTCTGCTGGAAATGAGCATGGCGGAGGCAATTTCCATCGAGGAGTTCAAGCACCGCAACGACGGCTTCAATGAGCAAATTCGAGAGCTGGAGGAACGGCTGGAGCACATAAAAACTGAGGAGCAAAAGAGCAAGAGCTCCGTGGAGCAGCTGGATAAAATCAAAACCGTCCTCGAACAGGAGTTATCATTCGCCAATGGCATCAATTCCGAACTGGTGACCACCATTTTAGACCACATGGTGGTCAAAAAAGGATCTACCCGCGAAGAAGTATATCTGGATATCTATCTGAAATTTGGCGGTCCTTATAGGGCCGTTTTTGACCGGGAAAATTCCTCCTTCCGCATCAATCGTTATTAA
- a CDS encoding restriction endonuclease subunit S → MGKVFLGDVARERRETCRTGGEGLARVGLEHLAPGEVTLAAWEEGTENTFTKMFRKGDILFGRRRAYLKKAAVAPFDGICSGDITVIEAIPGRIDPDLLPFVIQNDALFDFAVGGSAGSLSPRVKWEHLQNYRFELPEMEKQKRLAQMFWSVDRVRKAYKRLLQSTDELVKARFIELFGVPGSDTHGWGLKTLKDCCLLNPQKPKKFKKIPPETRCSFVAMPSVGEKGELDASIIRPYSEVCKGFTYFAENDVLFAKITPCMENGKGAVAKGLCNRLGFGSTEFHVLRPIPGVSDPYWLYAITIFEKFRRDAEKVMTGTGGQRRVPISYLADYAITLPPIDLQERFADFMRQSVRSKAELQQAASDLDVAYRRLLAENLG, encoded by the coding sequence ATGGGTAAGGTATTTCTGGGGGATGTTGCCAGAGAACGCAGAGAGACCTGCCGGACAGGCGGGGAGGGCCTTGCGCGCGTGGGGCTGGAACATCTGGCGCCTGGGGAAGTCACGCTGGCCGCCTGGGAAGAAGGAACGGAAAACACCTTCACCAAAATGTTCCGCAAGGGGGACATCCTCTTCGGACGACGGCGCGCCTATTTGAAAAAGGCCGCGGTCGCGCCGTTCGACGGGATCTGTTCCGGGGATATCACGGTCATCGAAGCGATCCCAGGGAGAATCGATCCGGATTTGCTGCCGTTTGTTATTCAGAACGACGCGCTGTTTGACTTTGCAGTCGGGGGATCGGCGGGGTCCCTTTCGCCAAGGGTGAAATGGGAACATCTGCAAAACTACCGGTTCGAGCTGCCGGAGATGGAAAAACAAAAGAGGCTGGCGCAGATGTTCTGGTCGGTCGACCGCGTCAGGAAAGCTTATAAAAGGCTGCTGCAAAGCACCGATGAACTGGTCAAGGCCCGCTTCATCGAGCTGTTTGGCGTCCCGGGGAGCGACACGCACGGCTGGGGGCTCAAAACGCTGAAGGACTGCTGCCTGCTGAACCCTCAAAAGCCCAAAAAGTTCAAAAAGATCCCGCCCGAAACGCGGTGCTCCTTTGTGGCGATGCCGTCGGTCGGAGAAAAAGGGGAGCTGGACGCCTCAATCATAAGACCGTACAGTGAAGTCTGCAAAGGGTTCACCTATTTTGCGGAAAACGACGTCCTGTTCGCAAAGATCACTCCCTGTATGGAAAATGGGAAGGGCGCTGTGGCAAAGGGGCTCTGCAACAGGCTGGGCTTCGGTTCCACGGAATTTCATGTGCTGCGGCCCATCCCGGGGGTTTCGGACCCGTACTGGCTGTACGCAATCACTATTTTTGAAAAATTCAGGCGGGACGCGGAGAAGGTCATGACCGGGACCGGGGGCCAGCGGAGGGTTCCCATCTCATACCTCGCGGACTATGCGATCACCCTGCCGCCGATTGATCTGCAGGAGCGGTTCGCAGATTTTATGCGGCAGAGCGTCCGGTCGAAAGCCGAACTGCAGCAGGCGGCTTCGGATCTGGACGTGGCATACCGGAGGCTTCTCGCGGAAAATCTTGGCTGA
- a CDS encoding sporulation sigma factor SigK, which yields MLSMFVCLCNLIYFALHVTGSGSFPRPLTAKEERECLEAIAAGDPDAKAKLIEHNLRLVAHIINND from the coding sequence ATGCTGTCAATGTTTGTCTGCCTGTGCAATCTCATCTATTTCGCCCTGCACGTCACCGGCTCCGGTTCCTTTCCGCGTCCGCTCACCGCAAAAGAGGAGCGCGAATGTCTCGAGGCGATTGCCGCGGGCGATCCCGATGCGAAGGCAAAACTCATCGAACACAATCTGCGGCTGGTCGCACATATTATTAATAACGATTGA
- the iorA gene encoding indolepyruvate ferredoxin oxidoreductase subunit alpha yields MGNEAIALGAIRAGVGLVAGYPGTPSTETLETVAKYKPDGIYVEWSVNEKAAMEVAAGAAYAGVRTMVTMKQVGLNVASDPLMSLAYVGVKGGMVVLVADDPGPISSQTEQDTRHFAQFSKLPVFDPASPEEAYLMIADAFELSERLGTPVLFRPTTRVCHGCAAVEVEEQRRGVNPEGFVKDPRWVIFPRLAFENHKKIEARNAALCDEFSDYHYNTVTGSGRKGVAAGGVSYSYTREAAKLLGIDPKLLRVATPYPFPERLALEFLSGLDEVLVLEELDPVIERELIYLCGKHHLNVKIRGKLTGDAPNAGELSTELAKISLAAYLGIPLPAQQPCKTPPLPVRPPVLCAGCPHRASFYAVKQAMKGRKAAFSGDIGCYTLGNAMPLDMVDTCLCMGADVTIAQGLHRAEPDTVNFAFIGDSTFFASGITGVINAVYNETNIVLIVLDNSTTAMTGHQPHPGTGRTMMGNVVEKVSIPKVLGAIGVKSVTRVNPLDLDAAVKAVREAAAVDGVSAVIFESPCIAVAKPLTLHTVDADRCIGCKKCIRELGCPAISMENGKAVIEPSMCYGCTICAQVCPAGAIAVGGAR; encoded by the coding sequence ATGGGCAACGAAGCGATTGCCCTGGGGGCGATCCGTGCGGGGGTCGGCCTGGTGGCGGGCTATCCCGGCACTCCATCGACCGAAACGCTCGAGACGGTCGCCAAATATAAACCGGATGGGATCTATGTCGAATGGTCGGTCAACGAAAAAGCCGCGATGGAAGTCGCGGCGGGCGCGGCTTACGCGGGCGTGCGCACGATGGTCACCATGAAACAGGTCGGGCTGAATGTCGCGTCCGACCCGCTAATGAGCCTTGCTTATGTCGGGGTTAAGGGCGGTATGGTTGTGCTGGTTGCGGACGACCCGGGACCGATCTCGTCGCAGACCGAACAGGATACCCGCCACTTCGCGCAGTTTTCAAAGCTGCCTGTGTTTGACCCGGCCTCGCCGGAAGAAGCCTACCTGATGATTGCAGACGCGTTCGAGCTTTCCGAGCGGCTGGGCACACCGGTGCTGTTCCGCCCAACTACCCGCGTCTGTCATGGCTGTGCCGCGGTCGAAGTGGAGGAACAGCGCCGCGGTGTGAATCCGGAAGGCTTTGTGAAGGACCCGCGCTGGGTGATCTTCCCGCGGCTCGCGTTCGAGAACCATAAAAAGATTGAGGCGCGCAACGCCGCGCTCTGCGATGAATTTTCCGACTACCACTACAACACGGTCACGGGGAGCGGTCGGAAAGGGGTGGCCGCGGGCGGCGTGAGCTACAGCTATACCCGTGAGGCCGCAAAGCTTCTCGGAATTGACCCGAAGCTTTTGCGGGTGGCCACCCCATATCCGTTCCCGGAACGGCTGGCGCTCGAATTCCTGTCGGGGCTTGACGAGGTGCTGGTGCTGGAGGAGCTTGATCCGGTCATCGAACGGGAACTGATCTATCTGTGCGGCAAGCACCATCTCAATGTGAAAATCCGCGGCAAGCTGACCGGCGATGCGCCGAATGCGGGCGAGCTTTCCACAGAACTGGCAAAAATTTCGCTTGCTGCTTATCTTGGAATCCCACTTCCGGCGCAGCAGCCGTGCAAAACGCCTCCGCTGCCAGTGCGCCCGCCGGTGCTCTGCGCGGGCTGTCCGCACCGGGCTTCGTTCTATGCGGTCAAGCAGGCGATGAAGGGCAGGAAAGCAGCATTCTCCGGCGATATCGGCTGCTATACGCTTGGAAACGCCATGCCGCTCGATATGGTGGACACCTGCCTGTGCATGGGCGCGGACGTGACCATCGCCCAGGGACTGCACCGCGCCGAACCGGATACGGTCAATTTTGCTTTTATCGGGGATTCGACCTTCTTTGCCTCTGGAATCACCGGCGTTATCAACGCTGTGTATAATGAAACAAATATCGTCCTGATTGTACTTGACAATTCGACCACCGCGATGACCGGACACCAGCCGCACCCGGGCACCGGGCGCACAATGATGGGCAACGTGGTGGAAAAGGTGAGCATCCCGAAGGTGCTCGGGGCAATCGGCGTGAAGTCTGTCACACGGGTGAACCCGCTCGATCTCGACGCGGCGGTGAAGGCCGTAAGGGAAGCAGCCGCAGTGGATGGGGTGTCGGCAGTCATCTTTGAATCGCCCTGTATCGCGGTGGCAAAGCCTCTGACTTTACATACGGTGGACGCGGATC
- a CDS encoding type I restriction-modification system subunit M — MNQRITLEQLQTYLWNSAVLLRSNIDAGAYKQYIFPLLFFKRICDVYDEECARAARRKSKKQAPEQKEIHTFFVPEGAHWRDVRVVSENVGVAITEAFRRVEEANPAKLQGIFGDGAWTNKQRLPDRLLKELMEHFSSRTLSLQNCPEDELGQGYEYLIKKFADDSGHTAQEFYTNRTVVHLMTEMLRPAPGESIYDPTCGSAGMLISAIAYLKEQKKEWRSVAVYGQEINALTSAIGRMNLFLHGIKDFEIVNGDTLAAPAFLEGEELKCFDLILANPPYSINQWDREAFRKDKYGRNFLGLPPQGRADYAFLQHILKSLDPKTGRCAVLFPHGVLFRKEEKEMREQLVRSDLLECVIGLGPNLFYNSPMEACIVICRTNKKKKRRGRILFINAVREVKRKNAQSFLEDGHIERISGAYQDYTDQEGFAKLATIPEIEANKFSLSIPLYVKAPAEGAALDTRPAQEHYECWLGSAKRMRESYAQLNQLLDKGAEGDG; from the coding sequence ATGAACCAGCGGATCACGCTTGAACAGCTGCAGACCTACCTGTGGAATTCCGCTGTGCTCCTGCGCTCAAACATCGACGCAGGAGCCTACAAACAGTATATCTTTCCGCTGCTTTTTTTTAAGCGGATCTGTGACGTGTATGATGAGGAGTGCGCGCGGGCCGCTCGCAGGAAATCCAAAAAACAGGCGCCGGAACAAAAGGAGATCCACACCTTTTTTGTGCCGGAGGGCGCCCACTGGAGAGATGTCCGCGTGGTTTCGGAAAATGTGGGCGTAGCGATCACCGAGGCGTTCCGGCGGGTGGAGGAGGCCAACCCGGCTAAATTACAGGGGATCTTTGGAGACGGCGCATGGACCAATAAACAGCGCCTGCCGGACCGCCTGCTCAAAGAGCTGATGGAGCATTTCAGCTCCCGGACGCTTTCGCTCCAGAACTGCCCGGAGGATGAACTCGGGCAGGGGTACGAATATCTCATCAAAAAATTCGCGGATGACAGCGGACACACGGCGCAGGAATTCTATACGAACCGTACCGTTGTGCACCTGATGACCGAAATGCTCAGGCCCGCCCCCGGCGAATCGATCTACGACCCGACCTGTGGGAGCGCGGGGATGCTGATTTCCGCAATCGCTTATCTCAAGGAACAGAAGAAGGAATGGCGCAGCGTGGCCGTGTACGGCCAGGAGATCAACGCGCTGACCTCCGCCATCGGCAGGATGAACCTGTTTTTGCACGGCATAAAGGACTTTGAAATCGTAAACGGCGATACCCTGGCCGCACCGGCTTTTCTGGAAGGCGAAGAGCTCAAATGCTTTGACCTGATTCTTGCAAATCCCCCCTATTCCATCAATCAATGGGACCGGGAGGCTTTCCGCAAGGACAAATATGGAAGGAATTTTCTGGGCCTGCCCCCGCAGGGCCGCGCGGATTATGCGTTTCTGCAGCATATCCTCAAAAGCCTGGACCCAAAGACTGGCAGATGCGCCGTCCTGTTCCCGCACGGCGTCCTGTTTCGCAAAGAAGAAAAAGAGATGCGTGAGCAGCTTGTCCGTAGCGACCTGCTGGAGTGTGTGATCGGGCTGGGACCAAACCTGTTTTACAATTCCCCCATGGAAGCTTGTATCGTGATCTGCCGTACGAACAAAAAGAAAAAACGGCGCGGGAGGATTTTATTTATCAATGCGGTGCGGGAGGTAAAACGCAAAAATGCCCAGAGCTTTCTGGAGGATGGGCATATCGAGCGGATTTCCGGCGCCTACCAGGATTATACGGACCAGGAAGGTTTTGCAAAGCTGGCAACGATCCCGGAAATTGAGGCGAACAAATTTTCACTGAGTATCCCGCTGTACGTCAAAGCGCCGGCGGAAGGGGCCGCATTGGATACGCGCCCGGCGCAGGAGCATTATGAATGCTGGCTCGGCTCGGCAAAACGTATGCGGGAAAGCTACGCGCAGCTGAATCAGCTGCTGGATAAAGGGGCTGAAGGCGATGGGTAA